The following nucleotide sequence is from Rhineura floridana isolate rRhiFlo1 chromosome 9, rRhiFlo1.hap2, whole genome shotgun sequence.
gttatgtgccttcaagtcaattacgacttatggcgaccctatgaatcagtgacctccaataacatctgtcaggaaccaccctgttcagatcttgtaagttcaggtctgtggcttccttgatggaatcagtccatctctactcacttctgttttccccagcattattatcttttctagtgaatcatgtcttctcatgatgtgtccaaagtatgataacctcagtttcatcattttagcttctagagatagttctggtttagtttgatctaacacccaattatttgtctttttcgcagtccatggtacccgcaaagctctcctccaacaccacatttcaaatgagttgattgacATATatgattatataaatatttcttcatactatggctCAATTTGTATCTGCTCTCACACTGTGGCTGTAcataattatttcctctacattttaagtgtgcccttcttgcttgcgGTGGTCATCgtccccctctattgttttcacactgaggagcagattaggctgagagatggtcgcccagtaaactttgtagctgatttccattttaaaaaataatttaaatgatttatacaATGTTTATgaagcaattcactaataggcaaaaaatcttgcagtttaagaatgtacctatagccaacagatatttctatcaaactttacagagcagggaaattgggcagctatagtgaatgcaccaggggagcaggagacctgacctctctgagatattgtactgcgctataaatttgtcaaaatgcaaagacaatttgggttggtttttcacagtccaacccacttcctgtgtagcttggaagaatttgataacatgtgcctctgagcatatggtgagattgggtgggtgggcactgggcagaggagaagcccctttcctttccaaaagaaaaacattgtgaacagtatcattctttttgtgtttcccccacctttttattctacagtaggcacatgtagcctcccacccaaatttaaaccaaagctgtccctggccacatccacaccagactgttatttcaccgTAGgccgtcatggcttctcccaaagaatcctgggaagtgtagttagtgaagggtcctgagagttgctaggagatgctctgtttcactcacagaccttcaatcagagtggctgactgttaaatcactctggccactggagctctgtcagggaataggagtctcctctcagcacccttcacaaactacacttcccaggattctttgggggaaaccatgactgtctcaagtgaaatcaaaatctggtgtgggtgtggccccctgattaggcaagtccagcagctgtgagtctggcttttagaacactgacagttggttcttactgagcatacacgacattatcattgagttcaagccaaaatttcttaaattaattaaaaatcagccaggcaatttttttaacttttaaactgcagaagatgaaggtgagagtatggggcaaggtcagtattaggattacaggtactctgtgaacatggctgatttttaattaatttcaacagattatgagaattcttgacagaaaaaagtccaaaagggctctgggttttccctctctctctttttacactttgaactctcgattctctctgactgttttgtgtatcaccatgaaaatttagagggttgttaagcaagcgtttctgagttcaggactataggttttgtaaggttttgctttgaaatgagcttatgggaaggatcagaatggcatgggaggggtgctttcaatttaacattgcagaatgtgaaaaatccatgctgactatagtatacagccactcttgtggctgtataatgtagatccacataacacatttcaagcacatccaacttgcatttaaagtgcatgacttcccccaaagaatcctgggaaatgtagtttctgcCTGAATATCATAGTtcacaccacccttaacaaactacagttcccttgattctgtgatgggattcatgtgcttcaaatgtatgttgaatgtgctttaaatgcatggtgtggatctgccctacgtatgttgtgcattcattagtgaattgaaaagagcaatttttaaagataatttttaaatggGGCTGTAAGCAgggcacaatatttatttatttatttattaatatttgatttctatcccgcccttcctcccagcatgcaaaggtccaaaatccagtctCTCAAAAAAACTAttacctggaatcctgaagagccaatgctagtccatgtcatcagtactcagctagatagtaccaaatggcctgagccagtataaggcagattcctttgttcctaaaagatgtAAGAGATCCAAGGGCCGCACTGACTCTaagactctgaaatttatttatatattttacttataacatttatatactttacttataacatttatataccagttCATTGTAAAAAACCTTAAAACAGTTTacagaatgaattaaaacaataaaattattggcaaaaagagttaaaatcaggtattttaaaacattcaaaataataaataaattaaataatttataaataataaataaatttattaataataaactattaataaataatacttacagggttgttgtgaggataaaaagactataaaacaTTTTGGCAAACTTAAAACATTATTATATAAAGTAGGATGGTGCAGAGGATGGTTCAGAGTAGAATTCAGTGTGCAAAGCCCTTATGTAGTATGGAATCATGAACTGCATCCTGCCTGCACATCTCACTCAGGCAAGGTTATCTTAGCAGACAGCCACGCATTACATTTGCCAAGGACCTACATGTAAAGTTCTTTATTTATAGgcctgaatatcctggttgtgttccagattctttttttccctttggttTTTAGGTTAAgcttttttcatgattccaaacctggATTCCCTCCTCCAATTCAAAATCAGGGGCAGACAGGCTGGAGAgaaattttttgttttatttattattatttatcggTATTATGTTTATatgcatcccacctttcctccaagggactcaaggtggcattcatgggtctccttgtctccatgttatcctcacaacaatccagtggggtagattaggctgagagagagtgactggcccaaggtcatacaGCGAGTGTCCTGGTTGAGCAGTGATTTTAACtgtagggctggttcacacagagattTAATATGAGATGGGTGCCACCTGCACCTCCATTTAATTCACACAGTTTACATGATGTTGCAgacaaagggaaggtgtgttgctgcttttccctttaaatctgaatCAAATCTGAATCAAAGCAACCCCCTGAAAATGCAATAAATGCAATGAAAAACCATCTCTGCTTCGCTACACTCCTCCAATGTAGGCCCTTTCCTCCAAAGCTTTTTGCTGCAGGGTGGACTGTcacttcagatactcccctttctccgacCACTAAACTCTCCAAGAATTCCATTTCACTTCCCGTCGTTCAAGAAGCGACTTCCGACTGGCTGCTCCCAAACTGCTGCAGCCCTTCTTCCTTTCACCCTTCacccagtaaactgccttccttcactctTGTTCTTttgaactctttccacccaaacttcCTCGGGTTTTGCAAAAGCAATTGTGAACTACCCCCGTGACTTTCCCGCACAGTGGAGGCGGCGGCTACTTTTCATTGCAGcattgtttctctctctcacacacaaaacctGTCTCTGACtacctaatttaaaaaaagaaaaaggaagaaaggaataggagggagggtctagtcagtgtcatgtcaatttcacgcTGAGGTGCTCTCCCAACTTCAGCCTCTAAAcccaaacagtcatggggattgcaccCCCTCTCCATTTTGAGTTCCATGCGCCCAATTACCAATGTGACAGAAGGCatgcgcgcatgcacacacacagtcttccactaaaaattgcatttcctaATAAAAAAGGGgttttgctataaatatgtcaggaagaaatgaaactgacagaataaaGTTTTTCATGTAAATTGCATCCCCACACTATCCCAGCttcagcaaaaaaaaaccctccccctcTCTATTAGCAGGAAACTTTAATTAACAAGGTGGTTTGGAACAGACAACAAGTGGAGCAAGTTTCGTATGAGGGGTGGGGAGGACTCCTGCCAGTCATCCAGTCAAAGCCAAGCACTCCCCGTGTCCCTCCCAACACTCGTGAACAGGATCAAATGAAAACTACACAAGGGTAAGGGGTCAATAATCAAAGCGCAGAGTTTCTGAAGTCACAGGTCACAGGATGCAGAGTTGCAAGAATCAAGGGCACATAATCAGTCGAAAATCACAAGGCCAAAGGATCAATGTTCTTAGGGAGGAAATATGAAAGAGTCCCCATAAGGATAAAAGTTTATAGGGTCAACTACCACAGCATTTAAGTACAGCAAGTCAAAGAACAAGGTTCATGAGTTAAGGAGTTCAAAGTGGTAGAAGATGTCCATATCCAAGGAGCTGAATATCAATGAACTGAATGATCAATAATGCCCACTGGGCAGGTCAAAATTCAAGGAAGTACAATGTTCAAGATGGTCAGAAGTTCACAAGCTTAGGTCAGAGATCAGGGGTCATGGCCCCTTTATGGAAAGTCAGTGTTCCAAGGATTGCATCAAATGCTCAGCTGGCTTCTTCAGGGTCCAAGACCTTGACGTGGGTGAAGGGGAAATGGCCATGGCGCCCATTCAGCTCCCCCTCCCATTGGCCATTGACATTCATCTTGGTGACAGCAATGAGGTCACCCACCTCAAAGGCCAGCGCTGTCTTGTCGCCGGCACCCGGCACCCTTCGCGGCATCGCTCTCGCTATGATCGGTGCGTGGCACGGAGCACCATGGCTGCTGGGGTGAGCATATGGACAGGGCTGGACATACGGCACAGGTATCATACCCACACTGCCATCTGCACACTGGGCTGTCTACCACTGCTCTTCAGGCTTGGCCAGCACCCTCAGTGGTTCCCCTTTGGTGAAGGGGAGGTCTTCCTGATTGCGGGCTACAAAGTCGTAGAGGGCACAGACCCATTCACCAGCAGGAGGTGGCTGGGCAGAGGCAGGGGCCACAACCCGACCCATGGGGGCCACCAAAGTAGTTGTGTCTAGGTAGTGGAGGCAGTAGAAATCTAGAAGAGCAGGGAAGCCATCAAATTCATGTTCCCCGATCCGCAGGCGCCCAGGGAGGCTGTTTATGATGTAGTGAGATACCTTGGAGTCCCCGCTGACAGAGAGTACATAGTCACCAGGGCACATGGTACTGTCCCGTACCAGGAACGTTCCGTGGCGATGTCCCTGGAGACATGCAGCTGCTTCTTGCCGGCTCAGAGCCCCCATATACCACTCATGGGCATCCCCAAAAGCTGACATGGCTTGAGGGAGCATTCGGGGGTGTGGAAAAGCCCACCACCCCCTCACACAATATTATTCCCAAGAAAATTGATATATAATTGCCCTCAAGTTTGAGGGCACTTGTTAAAACAAAGTTAATCTGTTGAATTTTGATGGTGTCGACTGAGGTAGCTGCTATTGTTTCCTTCTGGGTTAGTGCAACCTCCAAATAATCCAGACACACATAACCGCCTTCTCAAATAAATATGATTCTGCCGTATGTAGCTCCACCCCAAGTTCTCTTATACCCCAGATCATCCAAAACTGATACACCTTGGCAGCATCTATTCCCAGACAACAGTATAttactaaaaaaaaattataatgaaAGAAATGTCTCAGAAATGCAAATAATACTTTAAAATCTGCAATCAAATCCTTAAAATTAATGGGGTATCATGAAAAGTTGTGTTGCTTCTAGATATGCCCCCAAGTTTTAATATTATAGGAGGGGGACACTTTCAAGAATTGTAGCTCCCCTTTCCCTGAACAGTCTACCTTAGTAAGAGTTAACTAGCTACTCAAAAACAGGTTCTACCAAATTACCATAATCATACAATACAGGGAAACCAGTAGTATATCTGTAAGAGAACAGGTATGGTATATTTAAGTTCTTGGTATCAGAACATCCCTACAAAATTAAGCGGGTACACTTTGTGAATTAAATAGTACACACAAACTCCATCCCCAAAAAGTGTGATATGATTGAACCCCTTCAAGCCAGCAGTTCCTCCAGAGCAATCAACACCTCAAAAAAGTAATAGcatactgtattttttaaagtcAAGGTTTGGGGGAAGCTACTCTTTTCTGATGAATAAGGGATGATACATACCCCCAAAATGAACAGAGCAACTTCCACAGAATTATAACACCCCCACATGAAAGAATTCATCCTCCAACATAGGATttaaccccccacacacacaaaagaaaaattaaaggggacCTCTCACAGATCCACTCCCATCATCAGCCCCTGCCCCCAACGAACTGGTCACCCTCTGGAGAAATCTACAGCACCCCCAATTAAAAGCTGCTTCCCCGGCGCTAATTAAGAACACTCCCCAACCACCTCAGTAATTGAGGGCATTCTCCCCATCCAGCCCCCGCCCAGCTAGCTCCAGTGCAGtagaagaagaacaaaacacaCGCACCCCAGAAGTAGTCAGCCTCCCCAAAATTTTCAGCATCCAGAAACATTACATTCAGCCTCCCAGCCCTTGCTGCCTACCAGCCCATCAACTCTAGACAAACAATAATGCAAGTTCTCTTCCCCGCCATCACATTTGCAGCCAGACACTCTGCTACTTTCCGGTATTCCCTTGAAGCAACACCCCAGTGCTGTATTGCAGCCCCTTAACTGTTCACAGCAATCTTGAAAAAACCGCTCCCCCAAATCAGCTGTGCACCCTACAAGCGCTCTTCGACATGCCACTCTGCAACAGCGCCACAATATCTTTATTGCTCCCTTGTTTCCACATGTCTTCCCTTTATACTTCCCCTCCTCCCAGGGAACTCACGAGTTCTCTCTAttagcaatactctggagggGTAAATTTGTCAATTTGGAGAcgaggccacaaggaaacagagaTAGTGAATGTGACTGGAAAACGGAGGACTGGAAGATGTGTGAATGTGAATGCTGAAAATCTATTGTGATGGGAAGAGTTTTGTCTTTAATATGAAGTTTAGCTCTCGTGTGAATCAGCCCATAATCTCCCAGGTCCTACACCACTTAATTTTCctgcattttattccacattctggaaaaaagaTGTGGAAATGAATAAGCTGGGATACGGGAGAAAATAATATTTTCCCATAGATTTTGCAAACATTCCTGTGTtgcacctttaagactaaccaattccagctgcaatcctgtacatacttaccagggaaCAATCCCCTTGGAATTCCAAGGGAGGGTGTTACCTCTGAGTTAGCTATGGTTTTTCTGTTATAAATCCATACTAGAAATAGTAACAGCTGGGACCCCTTCTGACCTAACACTGATgtgctaaatattaataaaactgcaatatttaagtgtccactgtttctttgcacagGAGAAGAATACAGAACAAACCAGAAAAAGTGGAGGCCACAAAGCTTTTctgccagcagagaagcaactgtagcagcagggaccccttctgaaccaaagtaagatgtTTCAGTTTTCTATTTGTAAAACAGCAATACTTAAGTGTTTAGAATATCTATGCAAGGGACAATGGGGACAAAACCGGAACATCTTGGCCATGCCCCTGTGACCTCTCACCAGCCCCACCAGATCTagcaggcaccagccaccactgccatctGTTCATAATTTTATGAACTATCATGATGCAGGAGCTCTGTCCATACAAACAGGAGGCTTACTATGGTTATAGTTTGTCTATATTTTCTTTGAAAGCAGAAGGTGTCCAGAAAAGCACCTGTGGGCCCCGCCCTTCACTTACAGACATGACCCAGCcacaataaatacatatttacagtttttgtCATTGAAATCACATGGATTTTTAAATGGTTACTCTTCTTTACTGTAGCTTGACCCTATATATATTTaactggaagtaagtcctattggattTTACAGACTTtacatagggt
It contains:
- the LOC133363977 gene encoding LOW QUALITY PROTEIN: crk-like protein (The sequence of the model RefSeq protein was modified relative to this genomic sequence to represent the inferred CDS: substituted 1 base at 1 genomic stop codon), whose protein sequence is MLPQAMSAFGDAHEWYMGALSRQEAAACLQGHRHGTFLVRDSTMCPGDYVLSVSGDSKVSHYIINSLPGRLRIGEHEFDGFPALLDFYCLHYLDTTTLVAPMGRVVAPASAQPPPAGEWVCALYDFVARNQEDLPFTKGEPLRVLAKPEEQWXTAQCADGSVGMIPVPYVQPCPYAHPSSHGAPCHAPIIARAMPRRVPGAGDKTALAFEVGDLIAVTKMNVNGQWEGELNGRHGHFPFTHVKVLDPEEAS